The DNA region CTCTCGGGGATGGCGATCCCGTCGAACCGGCCCGCCTCCACCATGAGCTCCATGACCCGGCTAGTCACCACCTCCTCGGTCATCCATGGCAGGTCCATGTAGACCAGCGCCTTGGGGCCGTGGATCTCGTAGAACCGGACCTCCCCGAAGAGGTTAACCTCGAACCGGTCCCTCCGGACCGGCAGGGATCGAGCCTTAATGGACTCGGGCACCGTCCCGTCCAGGGGCACGTAGCCCAGGAACCGGATCTCCTGGGGGAACTCGATCACCTTCCCCACCGGCTGCCCCGGGGAGGCGGTCCTGAGAGGGGGCGACGGCTCCGGCGCCACGGGGGGCAACTGGTCCCTCCGGTCCCAGAGGTAGGCGTAACGCCAGATGCCCTCCATGCGGTCCAGCCGGGCCAGGAAGATCCCCTGGACCGGGGCCTTCACGTTCACCCCCCCCACCCGGGCCACCACCGCCCCGGCGGGGACCTTCACGGGCCCCTCCCCCCTGGGGTAGACCACCGGGCCGGAGGAGGGGGACCTCACCACCCGCTCCTGCCATATGAGGGCCCCCTTGACGGGGATCAGGTACCACTCGGTCCA from Thermanaerovibrio acidaminovorans DSM 6589 includes:
- a CDS encoding efflux RND transporter periplasmic adaptor subunit — its product is MARGELTGPKRVIYWLVLITLAVLWVFGYLSYVDHHKRTNPRITWGVPWTEWYLIPVKGALIWQERVVRSPSSGPVVYPRGEGPVKVPAGAVVARVGGVNVKAPVQGIFLARLDRMEGIWRYAYLWDRRDQLPPVAPEPSPPLRTASPGQPVGKVIEFPQEIRFLGYVPLDGTVPESIKARSLPVRRDRFEVNLFGEVRFYEIHGPKALVYMDLPWMTEEVVTSRVMELMVEAGRFDGIAIPERSVVQRDGVTGIYVVRGNISSFRPVEGRPIGGNRFLVMKGLSLGEAVIVDGQMAKEGRVQLW